ATTCCATAAGTAGTGGATTCCACTTTTTTTAATGGTTAGTGGTCAAAATGTTGACGTGGCAACATTGACTTGCGTTGACCGGTAATAAATATTGGATGTACACTTTCGATAGAGATCACGAGAAGATTGTATATTTTAATGTGCAAAATttaaggttgtacaccaaaatgtgaaaatgggtaaaggttgtacatcaTGTATGTGATTTACTCGGAGACACCGTTAgggaggaaaaaaaaaaaaaaagaaggtaaTATAAGGACCACTTCAATTAGGGACTAAccaatttcttttttttgaacCAATAATGAAACATATTAGTACATAATTAAGGCGACTtttaaattaacaaaatatCTGTTAAGCATTATTAGGATCATAATTAACAAACTCCTAATCTCTCTCATAATCCACTTTTAAATACTTTTAATCTCTCTCACTTTGTAAACCAAACCGATGGATCATAAAATGGAGACTTCAGAATCTTTCTCCACCAAAGAGGCGGCGGCCGCCGCGGCTGACGAGGAGAAAATTTCGCCCAAAGAATGGTGTGCAATGCTCGTATCATCACTCTCGGCAATATCATTCCTTGTTTATCTTTTCCGCTTTCCGCCGGATTTTGGCCATCCGTATGTCAGAGTAGATTCAGTCAACCTTTACCCGCTCAACATATCGTCTTCTCACATAACAGCCACTTGGAACGTCATGCTCTCTATGTACTACCAGGATTTACCTGATCGATACGAAAATGTGGTAGCTTCTATTTTGGTAAAGAACCAACATGTTTATTCCACGGGGATCGGATCTTACGCAAATGGAGCTCAAAAGTTGGGATTTAGTATTGTTGCTTCGTCGGTGTACGTAAATCCAGAGGTGAGTCGTGCTATTCTTGATGAAAAGTTGCGGAGTGGAATGGTGACATTTACACTTAAAGTGACGTGTTTAATTAGAAGGAAAGAAGGGGGATTTCTTCGACCGGTGTGGAAGAGAAAGGGTGAGATGACGGCGGTTTGTCCGAATTTACAGGTCGGATATTTTTCCAATCCGTTGTTTGGTAATTTGTTAAATGCACGAGTTTGTGACTCACATGTCAACAATGTTACATTTTAGtaatgtttgtttgttttttctttcttttaattgTTTTGTATATGATAGATGCAATTTGTATTgacttcaataaaaaaaaaacggtAGAAATGGGAAAGATTGCGAAAAAACAAAAGGAAACAATAAATgggataacaaaaaaaaatgtgacaaaaaaGTCATAgctataaaaatatgaaaaatggaaaaacgtgaaaaacaacGATGCACAATGCTGAAAGACGGAAAAAGGAAAAATGGAAGTGAACGAAAAAAAGGAATGAAAACTAGAAAACGGAAAAGGACAACGATGGAAAACGGAAAAgatgaaaaaattgaaaaacttAAAACTggtaaaaatgaaaaaagaacataaaaacttctaaaaacgtgaaaacagaaaaaaaaatgaaaaacagaaaaaaaaaacataaaatctggtaaaaacgtgaaaacagaaataacatgaaaaacaaaaaacgtAAAAAGATGAAAACATGTACAGACttggaaaaatatataaaaaaaaggtgaaaccaataaaatgtaaaagattataaaaacattaaaatggGAATAACGTGAAAAATAGAACAACCTACAAaccatgaaaaatgaaaaagaaaatcgtTAGTTAACAAACGTGACAttgcatgaaaaataaaaaaaaaatatgaaaaccgataaaaatatgaaaaacgaaAATATGAGTGttcattttacattttttatgttttcctgattttcatgttttttcattttttacatttttcatattttttttttcactttttcttttttccgtTTTTCACGGCTTTTGCTTTTTCATCTTTTGAACGTTttcctgtttttttttcattttttataatatataaactttcattgaaaataaaaactataaataaatataatattatatattttaagttagtgatagaaaaatattttctcaTGACATAAATAAACATCGTAAAATATTTTTTGATGTCGTAACTaaacaccgaaaaatattttatttttgaaaaaagtatttatatatattttttttatattttctaacaAATAAACAAACGAGAGTAATTGGATTTTCCGTTAGATATTGCCTATTTAGGCAATATTTCATGTTagtggttaaaaaaaataaaattgaatccAAATAACTTCTCTTTACTTTTCTATCCTACGTTTCCTTTTCAAGAGTTTGTAATTACTAATTACTCTCTAGATTATCACATATTTACTTAGTACTCGTTTGATTTACCTGTTGTTTGATGTTACTGTTTACTGTTTTGGTATGCTGTTTGTTGCTGCTATCTGAAAAGCAGGAATTCTatacttttgtaaaaagctaattttcatgtatgaaaagacaaacagatactcctaaccaaacacctaaaacttttattttcaatatgaaaagacaaacatgagataataattgaataaacaaacacGCATTTAGTCCTAAATCTTGAATTGAAGTGCTCATTTTCTGATTTCTATTTATGCTTTATGTGTTAAAATACACAATTCAAAGCTAACAAATCAATAAGATAATGACATGAAACCAACTCTACAGTGGATCGGGTGCAATGGATCTAACCAATGAAAAAAGAGAATCATATTACCCAGTaattttcacctggtcagtggCTGACGAAGTGAATTTGATCAGTCACCGTTAGATCTGGAGTTATTAAGATCATATTGTAGAGATTAAAATCATCGTAAGGTTTAAATTTACACCTCTTATAGATCTAACAGTGACCggccaaattcacttggtcattcACTGACTTGGTAAAAATCACTGTCATACTACCTCATTGGGAGATGATTGGTGTAAGGAAAGAAAATGTACAATTGTCATATTTCTATTGACAAGGTCCAATTGACCGGGACCATAGTAGAATTTCTCCATTTTTAGGATTAAAGCCCTATTTGTCAGTGTGTGGTATACAAATTTATCACTTAGTATTGTCTTGTAGCATTTGCATCTTGCGGCATTTCTATAGGTGACATTTAACtcattttgaatgaaaaattgtccgcttttttttttattattatttatccacattatatgaaaaaataataattaaaataattatcatGTGTACATGTCACGtgtcaaaaattatatcatataAAAAGAATTAACAAATCAGAtaaatttcttttctgtttctaccaaaaaaaaaaaaacaaatcagataaatttttattttgaatgtGTTAAATGTACACATGCGACATTCTGACACTCTCTCATAGGCAAATGTCTACTAGGCTTGCTACGTTTACAACACAGATATATCtcaccatgtgtttttaatttcacaaattaatgagCTTATTAGGACTCGAatcctcgaccgtttggtccaatAGAATttaataccatgtcatggaaccaattgaattaGAAGTTCAAGCTAATAGTTAAGCCACAattatatatcttatattaatctctaactCGATACTATatggaataaataataaaattttagataccATCAAGATCAACTAAgtctttatacttttttttatatattattcttAATGAAAATCAATTGTACCATTCGGTTCgtttctaaaaaaaactttaagatgaacttaattagataaaataaaatctttaAAATTGCATCTAACAAAAGTaccatatttaaaaaaaaaactaataaaaatttTTTATTCGAATATTTGATCCTGACTAAAAGCAAATTATTTTAGTACATGTCAAGGCCCATAATTCATAATACATATGAGGGAAATTACATGATAAattagattttaattttttatttatatttataaaaattatttttatatattttatcattatacgattttaaatcttaaaatatcaGGATATCacaactttaattttgtttttgtcaaTTTTTCAGTTAAtcacttataaaaaaaaaagtttttaaaaaacctcatcaaatttaacattttaataaatttgtttaaaagaaTGAAAAACTTGTATATAATTTATCAATCCTACCCTTCATAGATGTTCTAGTAGTTCAATAGTAGATTAAAGgtttaaagcattatttggtcCTCGAtctatctaaaaaaaattatttggtttctgacctattatttggtcacatttaacCCTGATCTATCCCAATTGGTgtaatttcacccaatttaaaTAGAGAGTTAACATAATTGTTATTCTATTAACACGTGACgatattttgacatttaaattgagtttagatatttatttttatttgtttctctattttaatctaatgaattatttttacGTAGTAGAATTTATGTGGCAAAAAAACTTCACGACGTGTGACGTATGAAgctcatatgtcaaaatatcattatatatgaGGAAGGATAACGGTTTTGCCAAGTCTCCATCTAAATTGAgtaaaatttcaccaattgaaaTAGCTCAGGGACTAAATATGACCGAATAATAAATCAGGgaccaaataacaaaattttgaataggTCAGGATTCAATAACACCTTAAGCCTAGATTAAACATAAATCCATTATGGgaattttcattaatttgaatGCACCAGTTTCATAATTATTTAACGGTTACATCGGACcttccaattaatttttatctataaACTCAAGTAAATTTATAactttttgttgattaattataactatattaataacatgtTAAACATTCTAaacaatttacaaaaaaaaaaataataatgtgaTCAATATTTACGTGGCAACTTCAGTTAACATTCTAACGAACTTTTTCTATAAATGTGTTAATAGCACAAAAACTATCTTAGACACAATTGATACTTTGAATGTCCtatgtaacaactaaataaaaGCTatagttttttcaaatttcgtTAAAATAAACGTAAAATTAACCTTGATTGGAAACATTATGAgataaatttgtattattttatatgttaggaTCAAATCTGCaatgttaaaattaaatttagctCTTATATCTAAAAAAAAGCATAAGCTTTTTAAATTTCAACAATCGATAATGTATAGTATGCACCATATATATGTAAACAATCATTTATCTCGCTTTAAAAGGTACTTCAAAAGAGAAGTTTAACTCTTAACAAAGCTTGCTTAGACATTAAAATGTCAAATAATGGTTTCGCATTTACATATGCACACGCTAGGCGTTACTAGCACGTACAACAACACGTCGTGATCCAGCCAATCATCAAATCGTTCATCAAATGAGAAAGAAAGATCATAGATAACAATGGTATAGAACTCTTAAAAACAATGTAGAGAACCGAAAATCAAACAGCCGTTGTTGTTTTGTTAACGTATGCCTAGAATCGTATTGTAACAACTACTAATGAAATCTCGCCCATGGATACTCAACCACGTAAATTGTGATTGCATACCTGATTTCTTGTTATACCTAATTTCTTGTTATGCATATCAAGCTTATTATAATCAATAAGAACTGATTGAATTCGTAACGTGTTTGAGATAGAAAAGCATTCAGCAACTGatcaaaataatttatcaaacatgAAGTAGAAATcgttatttttaaaacataaccttAACCCTAACTTTCATGAAATGACGTTCAAATGAAAACAGACACATACACGGAAATGAACACATAAATGCAGAAACGCTAATAAAGAGAAGTATACATACAACAACATATTGCAAATCCACTATTCATCAACATTCTTAGTAGCCATTTTCATGTGCTATTTTGGTATACAACAAATCAGTAGCTAATTTATACAATATGCATGGATAAATTGCATTAATGGTTCCTGAAATTTGGAGTCGGGTTAGGTCattgaatttcattttgttttaataaaatcattctactttcattttttatttcagCAATATCCTTTCGGTcatttcaaacaaaaaaaaaaaacaattgaataGTAACATATTGCTAACTTTTACATACGCCATTCCAACAACATGATTAAAAAATAGCACCATTACACCAGTGGATCCGCCGTAATGAACCATTACGAGAAGCTTACCACCGTAACATATTGTTTTTAACCTCAGGATTAAAAACACGCCAtagaattatttttcaattattGTCTAAATTGAGAATAATTCTCTTAAAATTTGTTCAAACTTTGACGtgacattcttttttttttttgctaggttgaattcttatattaagcacccgATCTTCCGTGTCCTTTGGAGAACCTCCGATTCACATTTTGGACACATATATTGTGATTCCAATAAAATAAAAGGACCTCTTGTAATATTCGTAGATCCATATTACAAATGTCAAAATGTCAAAATAAATATGAAAGATCCTCCAAGTGAATCCGGGTGTTCTAATAATTTCCctgttttttttggaataatTCTCTAAAAATATCTTCAAATGAATATCTTCAAACCGTGACGTgtcattcattttttttctgCTGTGAGGTTGTTACTGTTTTTTTTTCAGAATGGATTgaacaaatttattaaaataaaatgtaaagttgaataaatttagtaaaacaaaataaatttcaaTGAATTTTTTGAAATAACACCAAATTTCAGGGACCATTCGTGCAATTAACTCCAATATCCATCTAATTTCTAAAAACAAAGTGGATTGACAAAGAACAGTAAGAACTAACTAACCGGAATCAATGGAGACGAACCCATAAAATTTACGAAGAATGATCAAGTAATGATTCAAACTTTGTATTCCCATTGTTTAATCTACCATCAATCACCTTCAACAGAGCAACAGCTTTACTCTTCCCTTTACTACTTCCGGCCACCGCAACTTCCTCAATCCCCTCCACAACCACCGCCGCCATTTCCCTAACTTCTTCAATCACTCTCTCCCCCCCACTCCTCACCAAATTCAGCAACGCCGCCACCGAATTCTCCTTTATCCTCAAACTCAACCCCGTCCCCAAATCCAACAAATCCACCAGTATCCCCACCCCGGAAAATCTCGAGAACTCCGCCTCACTCTCCTCGCACCCCGCGATTTGCGCTATCACCGCCGTCGCATCCTCCACGATCCCTACTCTCCCATCTTTCAATACTATCGAAAACAACGCCGGAACCGCCCCTAGATCAACCAGCGTAGATCTATTCAACGGATACAACGCAATCCCAAACAGCGCTTTCAACGAATCCTTCACCGATCGCGGCGGTGAATTGGGGGTTTTGATTATCTCAATCAACGAATAAACAATATCACGCTTGGATCCGATAATTGAACGATACGAATCGACGATTAGAAGACTGTGTAAAGTAGCGGCGGCGGATTGAACGGCGAGGGGAGATGTGGAAGTAGCGTGGTGGCGGAGAGCGTGAGCAAGCGCGTCGAGGAGGCCGCGAGTGGACATGAGTGAATCCTTGGAGGAGATTGAGATGTTAAGAAGAGTTGCGGAGGCGTTTTCCTGAGATTCGTGTGAAGATGAGTATAGGGTTTcggataagtaaggaatagcaCCGGCTTCGGCGATGATCGAACGGCTATCGGAGTCTTGTTTGGTTATGAGGCGGAGCTCCGATAAAGCTTCGGATCGGGTTTGTTCCGAGACGGAGCTGAGTTTAGATACTAAAGAACGGGCTGTTCTGCGATTAACTTCCATTGAAGCTAAATTGAGTAAGGATTCGAAGTTTGATGTGTTCGATTATGTTAAAAATGGTGGGATCAGATTGAAATTGGGGTTTTTTGAATTGAACAGTATAAAACAGAGGAAAAGAAAGGGAAAGTGGggaagaaatgatagaaaatgtattaaaaacaGAGATAAGACTTTTTTGGTTTCATGGAATGAAATAGACCTAAGTGGAAGATGTAAATCATAGTGTTAATacatgtttatatccttaaattTCACACGTTCTGGGTATTGGTATTCTGAACTtttaaataacctatcacaTATTTATAGTTGATTTTAAAAACATATCGCACATTTTGCCTTGCTTCACGAACCTTGGAAAACGCAGGGTTCAGGTGTCAAAAGTCTGTCCACTTTGTTTAGCAACTGAAGAAACTATTTGCCATGCATTTCTATACTGCAGGTGGTCACGAATTTTTTGGAAAACACCCGGCTTATCTATGCGGGTGGACAAGATAACAGCTCAAGATATTCAAATGTGGATGATCAGATGCATCGAGACCTTAAAGGAGGATGAGCAACGCCTATGGGCAGTTTTGTGCTGGAATGTGTGGTTCCGGCGAAACAAATTCATCCACGACGCTAAATGGTTAAATGACGCGGACCTACAGTAGAAAGCAAGAGATCTGGTATCAGCTTACCAGAACTTAGCGCCTGAACAACAGGCCCCCACTGGTTCGTTGTCATCAGACCGCATCCCTACTAGAGTTTGGTCGTTTCCCCCGGCAGGCGTGATTAAAATCAATAGTGACGCTAAATATGGGGGCCAAGGCCAAGCGTGTAGGGTGGGTTTGGTGGCCCGAGATTCGCAGGGGCAAATTATGGCATCTGCCGGTATCCCGATACAGAGCTGCGATTCGGTAGAGGAAGCAGAATTGCAAGCCATCCTTGAAGGTATTTATTTGGCTAGGGACTGCACTTTCAACAAAATCATTATTGAATCAGATGCAAAGACAGTAGTGGACGCATTAAATTCGGGATCTCCACCACAATCGCGTATGCTGTTTCTCTATCAGGATGTTCTAGCATGGTGCTCGGTATTCCGCGAAATATCTTTCTCTTTTGTACCAAGGGAGGGCAATCGGTGGCCCATGCGTTAGCTGAATGGGCGACACCTTTAACCCACTCTTTAGTTTTTATAGAGGATGTTCCCACCCCTATTTGCCACTTAGTTCATTCTGATGTAAACATTTCCCACTGATTAATATACTATCttttccaataaaaaaaaacatatcgcACATTTATAGTTAGCATCATACACCTATAGTTGGTTCATTCGGACCTcctacacacaaaatcgttgatctaTCATTTTTAAAAGTTGAGGTGGCATGCATGCTAtaggaaaaaagaaaattgtATAAGTTCATTCTGTACATCGCCTCATCTGTCAAAGATGACAAATTAATGATTTTGTGTGTAAGAGGTCTGAATGAACCAACTATAGATATGTGGtagtttttaaaaccaactatatGTGTGTGACGGATTTTTAAAGCTAACTATAAGTATGTGATacattattttaaaagttcaagatGCCAGTAGACAGAACATACCGAGTGTAAATATGTATTAAGCTTAAATTATAtcatggtcactcaactttaattattttcacaatataattactaaatttcaaaaagtaACATAAAAATCATCTACTTTTATACTTTCTAATATTATGGCTATTGTTGCGTGTTCCGATCCTTCCAGTGGGAGCTTAGTCTGATGTTTGTGGTGGAGTAAGAGCTTAGGATTAGGGGTAATGGCATGCTATAAGGTAGCTCGTGACCCAGGTAGACGCATTAGGCCCATTTGTTTAactgttgtttgttgttgtaaAATCAGAGATTTTTTACTGTTGAAAAAAGTtatttttcatgtataaaaaaCAAGTAACATTTTGTTAACCAAATACCTAGAATTTctttaaaatatgaaaaacaaacATAAGTAGAAATTGGGATATCTCGATTAGAATTTACAAGAATGATAGGAAAAATACATTCTTCAAGCAAAGCCACAAAATGATTGTTAAGAATCTTAAAATAGAAATGTTCGAgtattaaaattgtttagaacggtatttaatataaaatatattttttcgagttttctttctaaaaatgtattttttcttttaaccgGACATCACTTAAATGATGTATTTGAAAACAATtagaatatataaattattagaatttttttatttttaggctgTGAACTCATTTTAAAACATccattgaagtttagtggtcgtgaatgaaatttacccaaagtTGAAGGGATTAATGTTTGATTTGATTTCACACGACAAAAACTGGGCTTTGGATTGATGTTGCGTTGTCGGTTTAGCTATTTTAGCCGCCGCCATAGAGTGGTTGGAATTTATGTTCATTGAACAATGATAGGTtgcatttatttttattttattttattttcttgtcaaTAATTTAATGGCGTAAATCACGATTTAGCTCAACATATTGACAAAATCCACTACATAAATATTCTTTTCCCCCTTGAATAGATgtataatttaatttgtttgaCAATCTTTAGAGTCTCTCTCTAGAAGGTTATATAATTAAAGGTTAAATTCTAGTTTGATCCTTAatctatattttaaaagttaattagGTTTTTGGCGAGAAGCGAGGATCTAATTGGTTCCTCACGGTTAGTGGTGAATGAATATCGGATTAGTCCGTTGAGACAAATTATAGATGTGCGtgtctattttttttgttaaatcgaatttgtttaattttttgtaAGATCGAacaaatttagaaaaatttatcgcct
The window above is part of the Euphorbia lathyris chromosome 3, ddEupLath1.1, whole genome shotgun sequence genome. Proteins encoded here:
- the LOC136223749 gene encoding U-box domain-containing protein 4 gives rise to the protein MEVNRRTARSLVSKLSSVSEQTRSEALSELRLITKQDSDSRSIIAEAGAIPYLSETLYSSSHESQENASATLLNISISSKDSLMSTRGLLDALAHALRHHATSTSPLAVQSAAATLHSLLIVDSYRSIIGSKRDIVYSLIEIIKTPNSPPRSVKDSLKALFGIALYPLNRSTLVDLGAVPALFSIVLKDGRVGIVEDATAVIAQIAGCEESEAEFSRFSGVGILVDLLDLGTGLSLRIKENSVAALLNLVRSGGERVIEEVREMAAVVVEGIEEVAVAGSSKGKSKAVALLKVIDGRLNNGNTKFESLLDHSS